From the Quercus lobata isolate SW786 chromosome 6, ValleyOak3.0 Primary Assembly, whole genome shotgun sequence genome, one window contains:
- the LOC115995450 gene encoding probable protein phosphatase 2C 63, with the protein MLEICRKPLERCFGVGDGGDGLLWHMGLKPHSFGDFSIAVVQANSFLEDQGQVLTSPSATYIGVYDGHGGPEASRFITHHLFAFLHNFATEEGGLSEEVIKKAFSATEEGFLHFVKRSWPAQPQIASVGSCCLVGAISNNVLYVANLGDSRAVLGRRASRGQMNSPVVAERLSTDHNVGVEEVRREVEALHPDDSSIVVYTRGVWRIKGIIQVSRSIGDVYLKKPEFNRDPLFQQFGSPVPLKRAVMTAEPSIVIRKLKPNDMFLIFASDGLWEHLSDEAAVEIVFKNPRVGIAKRLVKAAVQEAARKREMRYEDIKRIKRGVRRYFHDDITVIVLYLDHSRGSPNGRLGDDSLFNCTSTPVDIFSLNTDMGADDAAEVSFHALS; encoded by the exons ATGTTGGAGATTTGCAGGAAGCCATTGGAGAGGTGCTTTGGTGTTGGAGATGGTGGAGATGGGCTACTTTGGCACATGGGCTTGAAGCCCCACTCATTTGGGGACTTCTCCATCGCTGTTGTCCAAGCCAATTCCTTCCTAGAAGACCAGGGACAGGTGCTCACCTCTCCTTCCGCCACGTACATCGGAGTCTACGACGGCCATGGTGGCCCTGAAGCTTCTCGCTTCATCACTCACCATCTCTTTGCTTTCCTTCACA ACTTTGCAACAGAAGAGGGGGGATTGTCGGAGGAAGTTATCAAAAAGGCATTTAGTGCCACGGAAGAGGGATTCTTACATTTCGTGAAGCGATCATGGCCGGCTCAGCCGCAGATTGCTTCGGTGGGTTCATGTTGTCTTGTTGGGGCAATATCGAATAATGTTTTGTATGTGGCTAATCTTGGGGACTCGAGGGCGGTTCTTGGCCGCAGAGCATCACGAGGACAGATGAATAGTCCGGTGGTGGCTGAGCGGTTATCTACTGATCATAATGTTGGAGTGGAGGAGGTGAGGAGAGAAGTCGAGGCACTTCACCCTGATGATTCAAGCATTGTAGTGTACACTCGCGGAGTTTGGCGAATTAAGGGCATTATTCAG GTCTCAAGATCAATTGGAGATGTATACCTGAAGAAACCTGAGTTTAACAGAGATCCTCTTTTTCAGCAATTTGGATCACCTGTTCCTTTAAAAAGAGCTGTAATGACAGCAGAACCCTCAATAGTGATTCGGAAATTAAAGCCAAATGACATGTTTTTGATATTTGCATCAGATGGTCTCTGGGAGCATTTGAGTGATGAAGCAGCTGTTGAAATTGTCTTCAAAAATCCAAGAGTT GGAATAGCAAAGAGGTTGGTTAAAGCTGCAGTACAGGAGGCTGCAAGGAAAAGAGAAATGAGATACGAAGACATAAAGAGAATCAAAAGAGGGGTACGGCGCTATTTTCACGATGATATTACTGTCATCGTTTTATATCTTGATCATTCACGAGGTTCTCCAAATGGTAGACTCGGGGATGACAGCCTCTTTAACTGCACTAGTACCCCTGTAGATATCTTCTCTCTAAATACCGATATGGGTGCAGATGATGCAGCAGAGGTCTCATTTCATGCTCTCTCCTAA
- the LOC115994200 gene encoding protein CONSERVED IN THE GREEN LINEAGE AND DIATOMS 27, chloroplastic isoform X2 gives MLKLNVYCSLIPSSSQVKLGSSYGSLILQYHRSLKPCQGISVKALKDETGGERSGFPSRNWDPGSEIEVPFEQRPVNEYSSLKDGVLYSWGELGPGPFFLRLGGLWLVTFTVLGVPIAAASFNPARDPLRFVLAAGTGTLFLVSLIVLRIYLGWSYVGDRLLSAVIPYEESGWYDGQMWVKPPEILARDRLLGSYKTLVGTGALLVTAALLFTFAKPVEDFLQTTFGTKQNPSDIPASKISTKFNLRKEELLKLPGEVVANDDLAAAAAEAADGRPVYCRDRFYRALAGGQYCRWEDLLK, from the exons ATGCTCAAGCTAAATGTGTATTGCTCTCTGATTCCCAGTTCAAGCCAAGTCAAGCTTGGGAGCAGCTATGGTTCATTGATCCTTCAGTATCACAGGTCATTGAAACCATGTCAGGGAATTTCTGTTAAAGCCTTGAAAGATGAAACAGGTGGAGAAAGAAGCGGATTCCCTAGTCGGAATTGGGACCCTGGGTCAGAAATCGAGGTTCCTTTTGAACAAAGGCCG GTGAACGAGTACTCGTCACTAAAAGATGGAGTCCTATATTCATGGGGTGAACTTGGTCCTGGGCCCTTTTTCCTTCGTCTTGGAGGCCTCTGGTTAGTAACTTTCACAGTTCTAGGAGTGCCAATTGCAGCTGCAAGCTTTAATCCTGCAAGA GATCCACTAAGATTTGTGTTAGCTGCCGGAACAGGAACTCTTTTCCTTGTGTCATTGATTGTCTTAAGAATATACCTG GGATGGAGTTATGTTGGTGACAGACTTCTATCAGCAGTGATACCTTATGAAGAGAGTGGATGGTATGATGGACAAATGTGGGTAAAGCCACCCGAG ATCCTGGCTCGTGATAGACTGCTGGGCTCTTACAAG ACACTAGTCGGAACAGGGGCATTACTTGTCACAGCAGCATTGCTTTTCACCTTCGCTAAACCTGTGGAGGATTTCCTTCAAACCACCTTTggcacaaaacaaaacccatcaGACATTCCAGCTTCAAAGATCAGCACAAAGTTCAACTTAAG GAAAGAGGAGTTGCTTAAATTGCCAGGCGAAGTGGTGGCTAACGATGATCTAGCAGCAGCAGCTGCTGAGGCTGCTGATGGAAGACCAGTCTATTGCAGAGATAGGTTTTATCGTGCATTAGCAGGTGGACAGTACTGCAGATGGGAGGATCTACTTAAATAA
- the LOC115994199 gene encoding uncharacterized protein LOC115994199, producing MTSLVAHYLRRQIYQISVQINHSKAKNCLYPSRRTRWFSSGTESAGTEFPGDNAYDLLGVSQTSSFAEIKASFHKLAKETHPDLAESKNDFSASQRFVEILAAYEILSDSEKRTHYDRYLISQRRLMQKHSQQGTRISTYKPHDVTTFKQMEVVEWLRWYRFAINDIVSNKKVVVGTGYFDELERDFYSAINAAYYGPIIDSMDLLPDRFEAEERSVYETPEVLHLVSGRDLFGMVCLVNKLPKLSFSSNEKLTSFASMGSGMRPTFEDMSIHMKSDNVDDFGTPLMESQNVTDHTSDAYKDLELHIFGRLVAVATRLPPKSYCNGVHNEDAQDQIHVFLSSQEDPSMHICEGSSIDQFSCGAVGTRIPLGTITGLGAGPEEGSCFVYDSSGTKTHVLMKHRTLLVKHMHWFGVGEEVSVCECRCSRARLPPSKFWLFEPRSAMHDIGGWYVETFGRDKKGHTVLSQRHWDGFDAGEEFDKRLHPAMYLFSLAYRTLDLEDAQRRKSMVRDAVEGQLYRILSWCKKIV from the exons ATGACTTCTCTTGTTGCACACTATCTCCGGCGGcaaatttatcaaatttcaGTTCAAATAAACCACAGCAAAGCTAAAAACTGCTTGTATCCGAGTCGTAGAACTCGGTGGTTCAGTAGCGGCACTGAGTCGGCTGGGACCGAGTTCCCCGGAGACAACGCGTACGACCTCTTAGGAGTTTCACAGACCAGCTCATTCGCCGAAATCAAAGCCTCGTTTCACAAACTCGCTAAAGAAACTCATCCGGACCTCGCTGAGTCGAAGAACGATTTCTCTGCTTCTCAGCGGTTTGTGGAAATTCTCGCGGCCTATGAG ATTCTTTCGGATTCTGAGAAGAGGACCCATTATGACAGGTATCTGATATCTCAGAGAAGGCTTATGCAGAAACATTCACAACAAGGAACAAGAATATCCACATATAAGCCCCATGATGTGACGACATTTAAGCAAATGGAAGTTGTTGAATGGTTAAGGTGGTATAGATTTGCTATAAATGATATAGTGTCAAATAAGAAGGTGGTTGTTGGAACAGGCTATTTTGATGAGCTTGAAAGGGATTTTTATTCTGCCATAAATGCAGCGTACTATGGCCCTATAATTGATTCAATGGATCTTCTTCCTGACCGCTTTGAAGCTGAGGAGAGATCTGTTTATGAAACTCCTGAGGTTCTGCACTTGGTTTCAGGGCGTGATCTTTTTGGGATGGTCTGCTTGGTCAATAAACTTCCCAAATTATCTTTTTCCAGCAATGAAAAATTAACTTCATTTGCATCTATGGGTTCAGGCATGCGTCCTACATTTGAGGATATGAGCATCCACATGAAATCGGATAATGTGGACGATTTTGGAACTCCTTTGATGGAATCTCAGAATGTTACAGATCACACATCAGATGCATATAAAGATCTAGAATTACATATATTTGGGAGGCTGGTTGCTGTGGCTACTAGACTCCCTCCTAAAAGCTATTGCAATGGGGTACACAATGAAGATGCTCAAGACCAGATACATGTATTTCTTAGTTCACAAGAAGATCCATCCATGCATATTTGTGAAGGGTCCTCTATAGATCAGTTTTCTTGTGGTGCAGTTGGAACAAGGATTCCATTGGGAACCATAACTGGACTAGGGGCTGGCCCAGAAGAAGGGTCTTGCTTTGTCTATGATAGCAGTGGTACAAAAACCCATGTGCTTATGAAACATAGAACATTGCTG gttAAACACATGCACTGGTTTGGAGTGGGAGAAGAAGTTTCTGTGTGTGAATGTAGATGCAGTAGAGCCCGTTTACCCCCAAGCAA ATTTTGGCTGTTCGAGCCTCGCAGTGCCATGCATGACATTGGTGGTTGGTATGTTGAAACATTCGGCAGAGATAAGAAAGGCCACACAGTCCTATCACAAAGGCATTGGGACGGATTTGATGCAGGTGAAGAGTTTGACAA GAGGCTCCATCCAGCAATGTATTTGTTTTCTCTTGCATATAGAACTCTAGATCTTGAAGATGCCCAAAGAAGGAAATCAATGGTCAGGGATGCTGTTGAAGGGCAGCTGTATAGAATTCTCAGTTGGTGCAAGAAAATTGTTTAG
- the LOC115994200 gene encoding protein CONSERVED IN THE GREEN LINEAGE AND DIATOMS 27, chloroplastic isoform X1, translating into MLKLNVYCSLIPSSSQVKLGSSYGSLILQYHRSLKPCQGISVKALKDETGGERSGFPSRNWDPGSEIEVPFEQRPVNEYSSLKDGVLYSWGELGPGPFFLRLGGLWLVTFTVLGVPIAAASFNPARDPLRFVLAAGTGTLFLVSLIVLRIYLGWSYVGDRLLSAVIPYEESGWYDGQMWVKPPEILARDRLLGSYKVKPVIKFLKQTLVGTGALLVTAALLFTFAKPVEDFLQTTFGTKQNPSDIPASKISTKFNLRKEELLKLPGEVVANDDLAAAAAEAADGRPVYCRDRFYRALAGGQYCRWEDLLK; encoded by the exons ATGCTCAAGCTAAATGTGTATTGCTCTCTGATTCCCAGTTCAAGCCAAGTCAAGCTTGGGAGCAGCTATGGTTCATTGATCCTTCAGTATCACAGGTCATTGAAACCATGTCAGGGAATTTCTGTTAAAGCCTTGAAAGATGAAACAGGTGGAGAAAGAAGCGGATTCCCTAGTCGGAATTGGGACCCTGGGTCAGAAATCGAGGTTCCTTTTGAACAAAGGCCG GTGAACGAGTACTCGTCACTAAAAGATGGAGTCCTATATTCATGGGGTGAACTTGGTCCTGGGCCCTTTTTCCTTCGTCTTGGAGGCCTCTGGTTAGTAACTTTCACAGTTCTAGGAGTGCCAATTGCAGCTGCAAGCTTTAATCCTGCAAGA GATCCACTAAGATTTGTGTTAGCTGCCGGAACAGGAACTCTTTTCCTTGTGTCATTGATTGTCTTAAGAATATACCTG GGATGGAGTTATGTTGGTGACAGACTTCTATCAGCAGTGATACCTTATGAAGAGAGTGGATGGTATGATGGACAAATGTGGGTAAAGCCACCCGAG ATCCTGGCTCGTGATAGACTGCTGGGCTCTTACAAG GTTAAGCCAGTCATCAAATTTCTGAAACAGACACTAGTCGGAACAGGGGCATTACTTGTCACAGCAGCATTGCTTTTCACCTTCGCTAAACCTGTGGAGGATTTCCTTCAAACCACCTTTggcacaaaacaaaacccatcaGACATTCCAGCTTCAAAGATCAGCACAAAGTTCAACTTAAG GAAAGAGGAGTTGCTTAAATTGCCAGGCGAAGTGGTGGCTAACGATGATCTAGCAGCAGCAGCTGCTGAGGCTGCTGATGGAAGACCAGTCTATTGCAGAGATAGGTTTTATCGTGCATTAGCAGGTGGACAGTACTGCAGATGGGAGGATCTACTTAAATAA